In the genome of Pseudomonas sp. Teo4, the window ACAAGATCGTCATCGATATGAGCTCGATCTCGCCGACCGCCACCAAAGTGTTTGCAGAGAAGATTAATGCCACAGGTGCGAGCTACCTCGATGCACCGGTGTCTGGTGGTGAAGTGGGAGCCAAAGCCGGCACACTCAGCATCATGGTGGGCGGTTCTCAGGCAGCATTCGACCGTGCTTACCCTCTGTTCGAAGTGATGGGCAAAAACATCAATCGCGTGGGCGCCAATGGCGACGGCCAAACCGCCAAGGTGGCCAACCAGATCATCGTTGCTCTGAACATCCAGGCGGTCAGCGAAGCGCTGCTGTTCGCGTCCAAGAACGGAGCTGACCCAGCCAAGGTTCGCGAGGCGCTCATGGGTGGCTTCGCTTCCTCGAAGATTCTTGAGGTTCACGCAGAGCGCATGATAAAGGGAACCTTCGACCCAGGCTTCCGCATCAACCTGCACCAGAAAGATCTGAATCTAGCTCTGCTGGGCGCTAAGGAACTTGGGCTGAACCTGCCAAATACGTCGAACGCACAGCAGGTGTTTAGTACCTGTGTCGCCCTGGGGGGCGGTGAGTGGGATCATTCCGCGTTGATCAAAGGCTTGGAGCATATGGCGAATTTCTCGATTCGCGATAAGCGCTAAGGGACAGCTAGGCTGGGTAGTAGTCCGCGCTACTGCCTAGCCTAGCGACCTAATTTTCTTTCCATCTCCCCTTCTCCAAACCCTCCTCACTACATCGCCGACACTT includes:
- a CDS encoding 2-hydroxy-3-oxopropionate reductase, which translates into the protein MAKVGFIGTGIMGRPMALNLQKAGHQVYVSTHHSSAPDDLVNAGAISLANPKEVAQETEVIIVMVPDTPQVESVLFGENGVAAGIGPNKIVIDMSSISPTATKVFAEKINATGASYLDAPVSGGEVGAKAGTLSIMVGGSQAAFDRAYPLFEVMGKNINRVGANGDGQTAKVANQIIVALNIQAVSEALLFASKNGADPAKVREALMGGFASSKILEVHAERMIKGTFDPGFRINLHQKDLNLALLGAKELGLNLPNTSNAQQVFSTCVALGGGEWDHSALIKGLEHMANFSIRDKR